In one Brassica oleracea var. oleracea cultivar TO1000 chromosome C9, BOL, whole genome shotgun sequence genomic region, the following are encoded:
- the LOC106315767 gene encoding PGR5-like protein 1B, chloroplastic: MAGTCSSIRPPRLTGSCSSVELSRLIDRAGVPFSVRISTRRNSITRSQGGGFTAPVSSREEGPSCIFVGPIDSARKETLEALYRQAKNAYYNGKPLIVDDMFDRVELKLRWYGSKSVVKYPRCSLLRQSTYADAEDDASQVLLLATIWILILLFGSSACVLPTIYGLGLVYGGDPFNSGLVYSSSSSVPLLSKLNGILLTVLGPAFGYPIASSAVRVLKGLWRNDLTALKGDCPNCGEEVFAFVRSDQSNKSAHKAECHVCECTLEFRTKVEKSASLLGRKWVYGRIYLVSRPRRGRRSKYI; the protein is encoded by the exons ATGGCGGGCACTTGCAGCTCGATAAGGCCACCACGCCTCACTGGTTCTTGTTCGAGTGTTGAGCTTTCCAGGTTGATTGATCGAGCTGGAGTTCCTTTCTCCGTTCGGATCTCTACCAGAAGAAATTCCATAACAAGAAGCCAAGGAGGTGGTTTCACCGCACCTGTCTCCTCGCGTGAGGAAGGTCCTTCTTGTATCTTCGTCGGTCCGATTGATTCCGCTAGAAAAGAAACTCTAGAAGCTCTTTACCGCCAA GCGAAGAATGCTTACTACAATGGCAAGCCTTTGATAGTTGATGACATGTTTGACAGAGTCGAG CTGAAGCTTCGGTGGTATGGTTCGAAGTCTGTTGTCAAGTACCCTCGGTGCAGCCTCCTGCGACAGTCAACTTATGCTGATGCAGAG GATGATGCATCACAAGTTCTCCTGTTAGCTACCATATGGATCTTGATTCTCTTGTTTGGTAGCTCAGCATGTGTTTTGCCCACCATTTATGGCCTCGGCTTAGTCTATGGAGGAGATCCGTTCAACTCAGGGCTTGTCTATAGCAGCTCGTCTTCTGTGCCTCTTCTGTCAAAGTTGAACGGCATCCTCCTCACCGTGCTTGGACCTGCTTTTGGATATCCTATTGCATCTTCTGCAG TAAGGGTTCTTAAAGGGCTATGGAGAAATGACTTAACCGCTCTAAAAGGAGACTGTCCAAATTGTGGGGAGGAG GTTTTTGCATTTGTGAGATCCGACCAATCAAACAAGTCAGCTCACAAAGCCGAGTGTCATGTCTGTGAGTGCACACTGGAGTTCCGTACCAAAGTGGAG AAATCTGCGTCACTATTGGGTAGAAAATGGGTATACGGCAGGATATACCTTGTTTCACGTCCTAGGAGAGGTCGGCGTTCCAAGTATATATAG
- the LOC106318917 gene encoding oxysterol-binding protein-related protein 3C, whose protein sequence is MGSPEKNENKGFFAAMTSGFSMFGSAMSRSVNGLLAYEGVEVINPDGGKEDAEEEAQRGRWKDEERDSYWKMMQKYIGSDITSMVTLPVIIFEPMTMLQKMAELMEYSYLLDQADECEDPYLRLVYASSWAISVYFAYQRTWKPFNPILGETYEMANHGGISFLSEQVSHHPPMSAGHAENEHFTYDVTSKLKTKLLGNSVDVYPVGRTRVTLKKDGVVLDLVPPLTKVHNLIFGRTWVDSPGEMVMTNITTGDKVVLYFQPCGWFGSGRYEVDGYVYSADEEPKIMMTGKWNEKISYQPCDDEGEPLPGTELKEVWHVADVPKNDKFQYTHFAHKINSFDTAPSKLLASDSRLRPDRYSLEQGDLSKAGFEKHSLEERQRAEKRTRETKGQTFTPRWFDLTDEITSTPWGDIEIYQYNGKYSEHRDAAASSSGGASSDVDLKSIEFNPWQYGNVSTE, encoded by the exons ATGGGGAGTCCAGAGAAGAACGAGAACAAGGGTTTCTTCGCCGCCATGACTTCCGGTTTCTCCATGTTCGGCAGCGCCATGTCCAGATCCGTCAACGG GTTGCTTGCTTATGAAGGAGTTGAGGTTATCAATCCAGATGGTGGTAAGGAAGATGCAGAAGAGGAAGCTCAGAGAGGAAGGTGGAAAGACGAG GAACGTGATAGTTACTGGAAGATGATGCAGAAGTATATAGGCTCGGATATTACCTCAATGGTCACACTTCCTGTTATTATTTTTGAGCCAATGACTATGCTCCAGAAGATGGCTGAG TTAATGGAATATTCCTACTTGCTGGATCAAGCTGATGAATGCGAGGATCCTTACTTGCGTTTAGTATATGCTT CATCATGGGCTATATCTGTTTACTTTGCGTACCAACGAACGTGGAAGCCATTCAATCCTATTCTTGGAGAGACATATGAGATGGCCAACCATGGTGGCATTTCATTTCTTTCTGAGCAG GTTAGCCATCATCCCCCAATGAGTGCAGGTCACGCCGAGAACGAGCACTTCACCTACGACGTCACCTCAAAGTTGAAAACTAAGCTTTTGGGTAACTCTGTTGATGTCTACCCTGTTGGCAG AACGCGTGTAACCCTCAAAAAAGATGGCGTGGTTCTTGATCTGGTTCCGCCTCTCACTAAGGTTCACAACCTGATATTTGGACGAACTTGGGTTGACTCACCAGGAGAAATGGTCATGACAAATATAACCACTGGAGACAAAGTTGTTCTTTATTTCCAGCCATGTGGTTGGTTCGG GTCTGGTCGCTATGAAGTGGATGGATATGTTTACAGCGCAGACGAAGAACCTAAAATCATGATGACAGGAAAATGGAATGAGAAAATCAGCTACCAACCTTGTGATGATGAGGGTGAACCTCTTCCAGGGACAGAGCTTAAAGAG GTGTGGCATGTGGCTGATGTTCCCAAGAATGACAAGTTTCAGTACACCCACTTTGCTCACAAGATAAACAGCTTCGACACAGCTCCTTCTAAGCTCTTGGCTTCAGACTCACGTCTCCGTCCTGATAGATATTCCCTTGAGCAGGGTGACCTTTCTAAAGCTGGTTTCGAGAAACACAG CCTTGAGGAGAGACAAAGGGCCGAAAAGAGGACACGAGAAACAAAGGGACAGACGTTCACACCAAGATGGTTCGATCTAACGGATGAGATCACATCTACTCCGTGGGGAGATATTGAAATATACCAATACAACGGGAAGTACTCGGAACACCGAGATGCTGCAGCGAGCTCGAGCGGTGGTGCCTCCAGTGATGTGGACCTCAAATCGATCGAGTTTAATCCTTGGCAATATGGTAATGTATCAACTGAATGA